A segment of the Candidatus Pelagisphaera phototrophica genome:
CTGATCGGGATTTCGATCTTCTATAAAGTGCTCTCGAATATAACGAATAACCGAATACTTTTCCCGAGGGCTCAGTTGATTTTGCGGAGCCATTAGCCGCCAACCCCGGGTTATGGTCTGATATATGGTGAAGGGATCGTTACCATGCTGGAATTGCCCTTCGGCGAATCTCAGGGAATTGGGAATGGAACCTGGCAGGTTGATATCTCCGTGGCAGTTATGACAGACCTGCTGATAGACCTTCTGCCCCATATTGTAACTGGCCAGCTTACCGTCTTGGATCAGTCGTGCGTGATCGATCTCCGACTCGTAGGACGGAAGGGCGGACTCTGGCAAAATCATTTCACCAGGAGGTAGCTCTTGGGATAGGCCAACTCGAGAAGCGAGGATAAGAAATGAAAGCGAGAGTATTTGCGTCTGAATCATCTTACAGTAATTCTATGATCGGAAAGAGTAGGCGAATCGGACTGATTGGGAAAGGAAAACCATTTCATTGACCAAAACAGGGTACGTAGACTATTTTGCGGCCAATGGTAAGTCCCTCTCAATCAATGACACACCAGACAACCCTCCTTCCACCGGATCAGGGGGAAGAAAACGATCGATCTGGTTTCATCTGCATTTTTGGATTGGCTGGATTTCGGTGGTGCCCGTTGCACTGGTATGCCTAACAGGGGCACTTCTGATTTTTTAGGGAGACCTATTCCGGTGGGAGCCCCACTTTCGATCGCTGAAGCACTGGCTCGTCACAAAACCGCTCTTAGGTTGATAGATTAGACTCCGCTACTGCTTGACACGATGAGCGTCGATGATGGGCTGGCTGAGGTGCCTGCTTCTGACCTTACCTCAACAATGTCTCAGGAGAAGGAGTACGATTGTATGGAATGTGGAGCCTGTTGCGGCTGCTTTCCCATATTTGCCACTGAGGATGATGTGGTACTTGAGCCGCAGATCAAAGAGAAAGGGATTCGAGTTGAGAACTTTCTTAGGACTGATCGAGTCGCTTATCGGATGCACCCTTTGCCGTTCTTGGAAGCCTGCGCGTTTTTGAAAGAGGACAAACTCTGTCGCATATACGAAACACGACCTGAGGTTTGCCGCAAATTCGAGCCCGGCAGCGAACAATGCATCGAGGCGCGTCATAGATTGGGGATTGGGTAAAAATTGGAGTTGTTACGGCAGTTGTAAGCTGGAAGTTTGTGCCATTATCCAAATCATGAGAGTACCTCTCGAGGAGTGATACAATTGGTGCTGATGAGCAAATGCTTAGATCACGCTGCGGAGATGCTTAACCAAAAGGCGGCGATTAGCCGTAAGATTTGGATACGGGGAGAACAGGGCGATTACAATGAGACCAACATCGCCATTGAGTGGGCAGATGAGTTTGGGGATAGCTGGCGAGGATGGAGACTCTTGAAATATACCTTTGTTGCCGTGAAATGCTCTATAGATATATACCTTAGCGTGTTACCTTTTGCCCGAAAGTTAGTTGTGTGATTTGTCTGC
Coding sequences within it:
- a CDS encoding YkgJ family cysteine cluster protein, which gives rise to MSVDDGLAEVPASDLTSTMSQEKEYDCMECGACCGCFPIFATEDDVVLEPQIKEKGIRVENFLRTDRVAYRMHPLPFLEACAFLKEDKLCRIYETRPEVCRKFEPGSEQCIEARHRLGIG